In Dysidea avara chromosome 3, odDysAvar1.4, whole genome shotgun sequence, a single window of DNA contains:
- the LOC136251267 gene encoding CUB and sushi domain-containing protein 1-like produces MDGRLFYLIMLSFCHVPYSDEQVCTDPVNIQQDGDSQSARNRLAIFPRLNFTCDGRITNIRAEVIRSNSRDDPLSFQVWRSSSPGSMTYNRISEVLLQSDNQVTIRRSDFYDANIVLTGNSRIEFQSGDIVGYFHPNDARYSVRDIRTDEYVLYRFDGSPSPTSVDLSTRDAMINFRQPLIQFTIDIKCDNLSTPSNGEITSCSSGRVGVGYEGETCSFTCNTGYELTGSDTRTCQSDGSWSGSDDVCRRVPCPSLTNPNNGIITCSLGDDGVPSYEDTCSFTCNTGYELTGSDTRTCQSDGSWSDSDVCRRVQCPTLSNGSLLCPNGATTGVFEDTCTFSCNGGYELQGSNNGTCLADQSWSGGDPICVVLNCSTSPPLDNSQLQLPCDTQYQSTCVASCDEGYVTRNNVTSVTYLCDVTTNPDVVEWLLRDDASCQRVTCLELSNPNNGMVSCLLGNDGVPSYEDTCSFTCNTGYELTGSPQRTCQSDGSWSGSPVSCTIMECPSSSLPMNSMLAEFCSSTYQSMCDLQCEEGFNGSGDPSYLCNTYISSGGSSVMWVATGEEWSCERVQCTTLPSPSNGNISCDSTGVPRYEDQCSFSCDPGYELTGSSTRQCLSNGSWNGTDVTCDILHCNNLTDIVNDNALVNDCSDEFGSVCSLGCITGYMVVGNNTFTCDIENDGVGWRNNVTGGDFQCDIVTCTEDLVAPSNGSINCSSDNQPLQYQDTCTFQCDDGYEVEGSVMRQCEASGEWSGTSTQCNILHCPVTVVANSRPCDDTSYTSTCMVECEDGYNRSGDSYQYSCSLSGTGVTWMLTGSGVTCSPVPCVSLSDPENGNVTCPSNTSVFQGTCTYYCNRGYQLEGNRQTRCSADGTWSSEPVTCTILTCNDPEVEITKSQSVGDCSSVTYGSSCLLNCSSGYSVSGNGEHVCDDVNDEGTSVKWRSLGGDFACFAITSSDESDGSDITSAAIGGAVGGLVVFLLLTVLCIVVVFVKWSHRKQSYSTDKNRVYDEPSTAAVIVPNAVYTTDNTADYEYIKNDQIISPYIHDGVKMESNPSYGITRSSTNKLDSDVVIQPNPSYGVTKPTSKTSEDQYSYVQSNEFVHDPPVHHHTTMEDNPSYGLNRSEYKTAPQSLGADVQIFPNPAYHLVTISNQNRY; encoded by the exons ATGGATGGGCGATTGTTCTACCTTATCATGCTATCATTCTGTCATGTTCCATATTCAG ATGAACAAGTGTGTACTGACCCTGTTAATATCCAGCAAGATGGAGACAGTCAATCAGCTCGTAATAGACTAGCAATTTTTCCGCGTCTCAACTTTACTTGTGATGGTAGAATAACTAACATTAGAGCTGAAGTGATTAGGAGTAATTCAAGAGATGATCCTTTAAGTTTCCAAGTATGGCGATCATCATCACCTGGTTCAATGACGTATAACAGAATTAGTGAAGTTCTGTTACAATCAGATAATCAAGTGACTATAAGGAGAAGTGATTTTTATGATGCAAATATTGTACTTACTGGCAATAGCAGAATAGAATTTCAGTCAGGAGATATTGTTGGATATTTTCATCCAAATGATGCTCGATATTCTGTAAGAGACATACGAACTGATGAATATGTACTGTATCGGTTTGATGGATCACCTTCTCCAACATCAGTTGATCTCAGTACGCGAGATGCCATGATTAATTTTCGACAGCCACTGATTCAATTCACAATAG ACATCAAATGTGATAACCTATCAACACCATCCAATGGAGAGATAACTtcatgtagttctggtagagtaggagtgggttatgagggagaaacttgtagtttcacatgtaacactggttatgagctaactggtagtgatacTAGGacttgtcagagtgatgggagctggagtggtagtgatgatgttTGTAGAAGAG TTCCCTGTCCATCACTTACCAATCCTAATAATGGAATAATCAcatgttcactgggagatgatggagttccttcctatgaagacacttgtagtttcacatgtaacactggttatgagctaactggtagtgacactaggacctgtcagagtgatgggagctggagtgatagtgatgtgtgtagaagag TTCAATGCCCTACTCTATCAAATGGATCACTCCTTTGTCCAAATGGAGCTACTACTGGTGTGTTTGAAGACACTTGTACATTTTCCTGCAATGGAGGTTATGAATTACAAGGATCTAATAATGGGACTTGTTTAGCTGATCAAAGTTGGAGTGGAGGAGATCCAATATGTGTAGTATTAAATTGTTCCACATCACCACCTCTTGATAACTCACAACTACAGTTACCATGTGACACACAGTACCAGTCAACATGTgtagcatcatgtgatgaagGCTATGTCACTAGGAATAATGTGACCAGTGTCACTTACTTGTGTGATGTTACCACCAACCCTGATGTGGTTGAGTGGTTATTAAGAGATGATGCATCTTGTCAGAGAG TGACTTGTCTGGAACTCAGTAATCCAAACAATGGAATGGTATCATGTTTACTGGGaaatgatggagttccttcctatgaagacacttgtagtttcacatgtaacactggttatgagctaactggtagtccTCAGAGAACATGTCAGTCTGATGGTAGTTGGAGTGGATCACCAGTGTCCTGTACCATCATGGAGTGTCCCTCATCATCACTACCAATGAACAGCATGTTGGCTGAGTTTTGTAGTAGTACATATCAGTCAATGTGTGATCTACAGTGTGAAGAAGGCTTTAATGGTAGTGGAGACCCATCATATTTGTGTAATACATATATATCCAGTGGTGGATCATCAGTAATGTGGGTAGCTACTGGAGAAGAATGGAGTTGTGAGAGAG TTCAGTGTACCACTCTACCATCACCCAGTAATGGTAACATCTCATGTGATTCTACTGGTGTACCACGTTATGAAGATCAGTGTTCATTCTCATGTGATCCTGGATATGAACTAACTGGCTCCTCAACCAGACAATGTTTATCTAATGGATCATGGAATGGAACTGATGTGACTTGTGATATTCTTCATTGTAACAATTTGACTGATATAGTAAATGATAATGCATTAGTTAATGATTGTAGTGATGAGTTTGGGTCAGTGTGTAGTCTAGGATGTATCACTGGTTATATGGTAGTTGGTAATAACACGTTCACCTGTGACATTGAGAATGATGGAGTAGGGTGGAGGAATAATGTCACTGGAGGAGATTTTCAGTGTGATATAG TAACTTGTACAGAAGATTTGGTAGCACCATCTAATGGTAGTATTAACTGCAGTAGTGACAATCAACCACTACAATATCAAGACACTTGTACATTTCaatgtgatgatggttatgaaGTAGAAGGTAGTGTAATGAGACAGTGTGAGGCTAGTGGGGAGTGGAGTGGTACTAGTACACAATGTAACATTCTTCATTGTCCTGTAACAGTGGTAGCTAACAGTAGACCATGTGATGACACATCTTACACTAGCACATGTATGGTGGAGTGTGAGGATGGTTATAACAGGTCAGGAGACTCCTACCAGTATAGTTGTAGTCTTAGTGGTACAGGAGTAACATGGATGTTGACTGGTAGTGGAGTGACTTGTTCTCCAG TACCATGTGTCAGTCTAAGTGATCCAGAGAATGGTAATGTGACTTGTCCCTCTAACACAAGTGTCTTCCAGGGCACATGTACTTATTATTGTAATCGTGGTTATCAGTTGGAGGGTAACAGACAAACAAGATGTAGTGCTGATGGGACATGGAGTAGTGAGCCAGTGACTTGTACCATCTTAACATGTAATGATCCAGAAGTGGAGATAACAAAAAGCCAATCAGTTGGTGATTGTAGTAGTGTGACTTATGGTTCAAGTTGTTTACTGAATTGCTCAAGTGGTTACAGTGTTAGTGGTAATGGGGAACATGTGTGTGATGATGTGAATGATGAAGGGACTTCAGTGAAGTGGAGAAGTTTAGGAGGAGATTTTGCTTGTTTTGCAATTACTT CAAGTGATGAGTCAGATGGTTCAGATATTACTAGTGCTGCCATTGGTGGAGCAGTAGGAGGACTGGTAGTGTTTCTACTACTAACTGTGTTGTGTATTGTAGTAGTGTTTGTAAAGTGGTCTCACAGAAAACAATCTTATTCCACTGACAAGAACAGAGTTTATGATGAGCCAAGTACTGCAGCTGTTATTGTACCCAATGCAGTGTACACCACAGACAATACAGCTGACTATGAGTACATAAAAAATGATCAGATAATTTCACCTTACATTCATGATGGTGTTAAGATGGAGTCTAATCCATCGTATGGAATTACTAGAAGCTCCACAAACAAACTGGATTCAGATGTTGTCATCCAGCCCAACCCATCTTATGGTGTAACAAAGCCAACCAGTAAGACAAGTGAAGACCAGTATAGTTATGTGCAGTCTAATGAGTTTGTACATGATCCTCCTGTCCATCATCATACTACGATGGAAGATAATCCATCATATGGCCTGAACAGAAGTGAGTACAAGACTGCGCCTCAAAGTTTAGGTGCTGATGTTCAAATCTTTCCTAATCCAGCTTATCATTTGGTAACTATTTCAAATCAAAACAGATATTAA
- the LOC136248562 gene encoding uncharacterized protein translates to MALHGYRFLLNGPPGALQKLSLCRLTVLKNLCHLPVSTAQPYHYLPMLLDVTAYVLRFTHNTRQKLFKLKGPLTPSELSIANIQWVSSAQLQCFPEEINSLRSKTHSSQPPLVRQLRLYLDHTGLIRCGGRIHNAPFSESAKFPFLLPPKDPFTSLLIWHTHKQQHHAGVSMTLTALRQMYWVPRARQRIRALLRRCVTCRKLAGRPYTAPDPPPLVKVRVEQSMPFEVTGVDFTGALHVRGEGECKVYICLFTCAVTRAVHLEIVTDLTVECFLQAFGCFSSRKSLPRLVLSDNGSIFLSVANELKALFSSLSLASALSKSGTEWRFIPKRAPWFGGFWERLIGLTKLTLKKVLGRAFTTLNSLQTIIVEIEAILNDRPLTCVPTDISDPDPITPAHLLYGRKIVCVPYHMTPQYNQCDPDFGETEVQSRAKKQTALIQHFWTRWRREYLTGLREFHQANAPNVQTVKPGAVVLVHDDTPRINWRLAVVEDTIAGEDGLVRAANIRTSTGRTNRLIAKLYPLEVTAEDPLFKQHQDKSNSSGDGDQTLQTEVKRRPARKAAIRGRQQVREWTQTLCVPPEDVEN, encoded by the exons atggccctccatggctaTCGTTTCCTACTGAATGGCCCACCTGGAGCCCTTCAGAAGCTTTCCTTGTGCAGGCTAACAGTGTTGAAGAATCTCTGTCATCTGCCAGTGTCCACAGCACAACCATATCACTACCTACCAATG TTACTAGACGTAACTGCTTATGTCCTTCGCTTCACCCATAACACCAGGCAAAAGTTATTCAAGCTTAAGGGACCTTTAACACCCTCTGAACTTTCCATTGCCAATATTCAGTGGGTATCCAGTGCTCAACTTCAATGCTTTCCAGAGGAAATAAACAGCCTACGTTCAAAAACTCACTCTTCACAGCCACCACTGGTGAGACAACTTAGACTGTATCTTGACCACACTGGCCTGATCCGTTGTGGTGGTAGGATCCACAATGCACCGTTTTCAGAGTCCGCTAAGTTTCCCTTCCTTCTGCCACCAAAGGACCCCTTTACTTCACTCCTCATATGGCACACTCACAAGCAACAGCACCATGCAGGGGTCAGCATGACACTGACTGCTCTCCGTCAAATGTATTGGGTGCCTCGTGCAAGGCAAAGAATCAGAGCTCTGTTGAGGAGGTGCGTGACCTGTAGGAAATTAGCTGGACGACCATACACTGCACCAGATCCTCCACCACTTGTGAAGGTCCGTGTAGAGCAATCCATGCCCTTCGAAGTCACAGGAGTTGACTTCACTGGTGCCTTGCATGTGAGAGGTGAAGGAGAATGTAAGGTGTacatttgtttatttacttgtgCTGTCACACGTGCTGTACACCTAGAGATCGTGACAGACCTCACTGTTGAATGCTTCTTACAAGCCTTTGGGTGTTTCAGCAGCAGAAAATCCCTGCCCCGTCTTGTCCTTTCAGACAATGGGTCAATATTTCTATCTGTTGCTAATGAACTTAAGGCCTTGTTCTCCTCACTCTCACTCGCAAGTGCCCTCTCCAAGTCTGGTACAGAATGGAGGTTCATCCCGAAACGCGCTCCCTGGTTTGGGGGGTTTTGGGAGAGGCTTATTGGGTTGACTAAGCTGACCTTGAAAAAGGTCTTGGGTAGGGCATTTACAACCCTTAACAGCCTCCAAACCATTATTGTTGAGATTGAGGCAATTCTCAATGACCGCCCCCTTACATGCGTCCCTACAGACATCAGTGACCCTGACCCAATCACCCCAGCCCACCTGCTATATGGTAGGAAGATAGTTTGTGTACCGTATCACATGACCCCACAGTACAACCAGTGTGACCCTGACTTTGGAGAAACAGAAGTCCAGTCAAGAGCCAAGAAACAAACAGCCCTGATTCAACACTTTTGGACAAGATGGAGAAGGGAATATTTGACTGGGCTAAGAGAATTTCATCAAGCTAATGCTCCTAATGTCCAAACTGTGAAACCTGGAGCCGTGGTATTAGTTCATGATGATACTCCACGTATCAATTGGCGTCTTGCTGTTGTGGAAGACACCATTGCTGGAGAAGATGGCTTGGTCAGAGCAGCCAACATCAGGACTTCTACTGGTAGAACTAATCGCCTGATCGCCAAACTCTACCCTCTGGAAGTAACTGCAGAAGATCCCCTATTTAAACAGCATCAGGACAAGTCAAATTCATCAGGTGATGGTGACCAGACACTACAAACAGAAGTGAAGAGAAGACCTGCTCGCAAAGCGGCAATCCGGGGGAGACAACAAGTAAGAGAATGGACACAAACCTTATGTgtccccccggaggatgtcgagaaCTAG
- the LOC136248563 gene encoding uncharacterized protein, protein MYHFHLIEHITSLQKFSTFFVAKKTTPNLSAQHQQELYQEEQIAGNTDTSEQQVALQNNPETEGHAEPDDGVTTPTLVSHDVPVVPHTHVVRNVGQFVTRLPKLTLPTFSGDPLQFQTFRDSFEAAVHNNEGLTGVQKFHYLRAQLLGDAAQVIDNFPLTDMNYLHSVALLKDRFGQPYKLVNAHMDALMNLPKPVNNLASLQGFHDNLESHMRALRSLGKSPDTYSTMLTPMILGKLPIELKKQFAQDHNSGEWTIREVLTSILKEIRVFEVGHYSNGLSKELHTTTASFHTTARKPIAQQEKKEPVCTYCKGAHTANQCTVIKGHQQRVSIVKEAGLCFNCLAHHRVSHCTSHRRCKQCNQKHHTSLCPPTDAKPPLPPSQTNNSVQPSNSTQPPLPPATNSAQVPAFTAVANSPPSPVSIRNACLLKTAIATVSVGPISVEGNILFDEGAQRSFISQDLADRLCLKETHTERISLSSFRNTVSATRSLQVASISVHAQDQSAIPMSVLVVPKLAAPLQNSIHMEIRNVPYLKDLKLAHPVTEDDNFEINILVGTDYYWTFVQDHIICGNGPTAVQSCLGYLLSGPLLHSSAAVSLVHVNFTAMDNQDLDAFWMTEASGISSSTMDTDDSFMKTYMQSSIKRQPDGALSLKFPWKEDHPPLPSNFPICAKRTRSLAQRLAKTPELLQMYGKILYDQEKKGFIEKVNDFKTHLAHYVPHRPVRKDSDTTPIRIVYNCSCKQSSQHPSLNDCLHIGPPFLNHLCAILLRFHLYMHAFSADIEKAFLHVQLDESDRDCTRFLWLSNPQDPSSPFQPYRFKVVLFGASCSPFMLNAAITFHLQQHPSPVSTSILRSLYVDNVVSGCDTEQEALKFFLESRSLMNISIFNLRTWASNSQSLRDLAKQHNVADEKEIVKVLGLCWNVKLDQLTLCSKPETTTTTPVTKRDILRYISSIFDPLGLITPVTITAKLLLQDLWQDNVAWDTELNETYQLKWASVVADISVALQQHFP, encoded by the coding sequence ATGTACCACTTTCATCTAATTGAGCATATTACCTCTCTACAGAAGTTCTCCactttctttgtagccaaaaaGACTACACCTAACCTCTCCGCCCAACATCAACAGGAACTATACCAAGAGGAGCAAATTGCTGGAAACACCGATACCAGTGAACAGCAAGTAGCACTGCAGAACAATCCAGAGACTGAAGGGCACGCAGAACCTGATGATGGTGTCACCACTCCAACCCTAGTGAGTCATGATGTACCTGTAGTACCACACACACATGTTGTACGTAATGTGGGTCAATTTGTGACTCGGTTACCCAAGCTAACTCTTCCTACCTTTAGCGGGGACCCCCTTCAGTTTCAAACATTTAGGGACTCGTTTGAAGCAGCTGTACATAACAATGAGGGGTTGACTGGGGTACAGAAATTTCATTATTTAAGGGCACAATTGTTGGGTGATGCAGCACAGGTCATTGACAACTTCCCTTTGACTGACATGAATTACCTTCACTCTGTGGCTTTGCTGAAGGACAGGTTTGGGCAGCCATATAAGTTAGTCAATGCACACATGGATGCGTTAATGAACCTTCCCAAGCCTGTCAATAACCTGGCCAGTCTTCAAGGGTTCCATGATAATCTAGAGAGCCATATGAGAGCCTTAAGGTCCCTGGGAAAGTCTCCTGACACCTACTCTACAATGCTAACACCAATGATCCTGGGAAAGCTTCCCATAGAGCTCAAGAAACAATTTGCTCAAGACCACAATAGTGGAGAATGGACCATTCGGGAAGTACTGACCTCCATTCTTAAGGAAATAAGAGTCTTTGAAGTAGGGCACTATTCCAATGGCCTTTCCAAGGAACTTCACACCACTACTGCATCCTTTCATACAACAGCTAGAAAACCCATAGCCCAGCAGGAGAAAAAGGAACCAGTCTGTACTTACTGTAAGGGTGCACACACTGCCAATCAGTGCACTGTTATCAAGGGCCACCAGCAACGCGTGTCTATCGTTAAAGAAGCAGGCTTATGTTTTAACTGTTTAGCACACCATAGGGTCTCACATTGCACTTCTCATAGACGTTGTAAACAGTGTAACCAAAAGCACCATACAAGCTTATGCCCTCCTACAGATGCTAAGCCTCCTTTACCACCTTCTCAAACGAACAACAGTGTTCAACCATCCAACAGTACACAGCCACCCCTTCCTCCAGCAACCAACAGTGCACAAGTGCCAGCATTCACTGCAGTGGCTAATTCTCCCCCCTCGCCTGTGTCAATTCGCAATGCCTGTCTCCTGAAGACTGCCATTGCTACTGTCTCGGTAGGTCCAATCAGTGTTGAAGGAAATATTCTCTTCGATGAAGGTGCACAGCGCTCCTTCATCTCTCAGGACCTGGCAGACAGACTTTGCCTAAAGGAAACCCATACAGAACGGATCTCCCTGTCCTCCTTCAGAAACACCGTATCTGCTACTAGATCCTTACAGGTAGCCAGTATTTCAGTGCACGCACAAGACCAGAGTGCCATACCAATGTCAGTCCTGGTAGTACCCAAACTTGCAGCTCCATTGCAGAACTCTATACATATGGAAATAAGGAATGTGCCTTACTTGAAAGACCTGAAACTAGCCCACCCTGTTACCGAGGATGACAACTTTGAGATCAACATTCTTGTGGGGACTGACTACTATTGGACGTTCGTCCAAGACCACATCATTTGTGGCAATGGCCCTACTGCAGTCCAGTCTTGCTTGGGTTACTTACTTTCTGGCCCTCTGTTACATTCATCTGCAGCGGTATCCCTTGTTCATGTCAACTTTACTGCTATGGACAACCAGGACCTGGATGCTTTCTGGATGACTGAAGCAAGTGGAATCTCCTCCAGCACGATGGATACTGATGACTCCTTCATGAAGACCTACATGCAGAGCAGTATCAAACGTCAGCCTGATGGAGCGTTATCACTCAAGTTCCCTTGGAAAGAGGATCATCCTCCTCTGCCCTCGAACTTCCCCATCTGTGCAAAACGCACCAGATCTTTGGCTCAGCGGTTAGCCAAAACCCCAGAATTGCTGCAAATGTATGGCAAAATTCTCTATGACCAGGAGAAGAAAGGGTTTATTGAAAAGGTGAATGACTTCAAAACTCACCTGGCACACTACGTACCTCATAGACCGGTTAGGAAAGATTCAGATACCACACCTATCAGAATCGTTTACAACTGCAGTTGCAAACAGTCATCCCAACATCCTAGTTTAAACGATTGCCTTCACATTGGCCCACCTTTTCTTAACCATCTATGTGCCATACTATTGCGCTTTCATCTGTATATGCATGCTTTCTCTGCTGACATCGAGAAAGCATTTCTCCATGTTCAACTCGATGAATCTGACAGAGATTGCACTCGCTTCCTTTGGCTTTCTAACCCACAAGATCCAAGTAGCCCTTTCCAGCCTTACCGTTTCAAGGTTGTCTTATTTGGTGCTAGCTGTTCACCATTCATGCTCAATGCAGCAATCACATTTCACCTACAGCAGCATCCATCACCAGTATCCACCAGCATCTTGAGGAGTCTATATGTTGACAATGTTGTCTCAGGTTGTGACACCGAGCAAGAGGCCCTCAAATTCTTCCTAGAATCCCGATCACTGATGAACATATCTATATTTAATCTACGTACTTGGGCTTCTAACAGTCAGTCTTTGAGGGACTTAGCTAAACAGCACAATGTTGCTGATGAGAAAGAGATTGTTAAAGTTCTTGGATTGTGCTGGAATGTCAAACTCGATCAACTAACTCTCTGCTCCAAGCCTGAGACTACTACCACCACTCCAGTAACAAAGCGTGACATTCTCCGCTACATCTCATCAATCTTTGACCCTCTAGGCCTAATCACTCCGGTGACTATAACAGCCAAGCTACTACTTCAAGATCTTTGGCAAGACAATGTAGCTTGGGACACTGAATTGAACGAAACCTACCAGCTCAAGTGGGCTTCCGTTGTAGCAGACATCTCAGTTGCCTTACAACAGCATTTCCCGTGA